The genomic region TATATATCTATGGCCGGCTGCTTATTCCGgccgtcataaaaaaaaagaaccttctttttttttagagggtgggtgtttaaaaaaaaaacctgtaatTTTCTTGTAGGCTTTTATACTCACCAATGGGAGAATAGAAATGTATAGCGTTCTATATAGCTGATGGTATGGTATACACATGGACGTATAACTGCTCTCTTATATATTTAGTTCTCCGACAGCAACGAAgcgggacttttttttttttttaaagccagcCGTTGTTCATGGCTCGTTTTGCTTAGACTTTTTCCCTAGATATATGATTTCCCTTCTTTATCATATTtctctatttcattttttttttcctctcacCAATTGTCTCATCACCGGTGAGCCAACAACTGACAGTGtccctttatttatttattttttttttttgtctgaaaaaataattccatggttattatttattgttcAAAATTGTAATGATATGGTGTCACGTGTATTACAAACACCCATagttttcgttcattttttcacAGTCGTGAATTTATGGCTCGTTGATTGACCCGTAGTCGAACTCTGTGTATTTGCCGATATTGCGAATTGCATTTAGAGGGCCTAGGGTTTTAGAAGACGTGACATTTAAGAAATACTGTTAGTTCGATATAGTTTCATACTAACACATCCGGCTTTGTTTTGCACTAGGCAATTGTATAAGTTCAAATGGATTACTCTCTCGTTCGTGTCAAACTCTCATCCTTTTgattctttctgtttttttttagttgttggTTGGCAGAAACCTTTAACCTTTCACCCGCGCTTGCCATCAACTACATTTTTATATACGAAAAACGActtcttttctgtgtgtgttaAGTTTTGCCcatctccttttcttttagttcctttcgagcaaaaaaaaaaaaatgaactccGGAAAAAGGCAGTAAGTATCCGACAGTTAACAACAACTTGCTCTCCATACAACCTCTTACATGTTAAccatttaaagaaagaaaaagaaacagagaatAGGAGGAACTCTCtgtttagtaaaaaaaaaaaaaaaaaaaaaaaacatataaatGAGAATCAGGATGTCGAGGGAAAAACACCATTTACACTCTGTTTCGTATATAATCGTAggaaagggaaataaaaaaaaaagaaacaaaaccagaATGTCTTTAGTTCTTATTGAAATGTATAAGCATATcaccatgtttttcttttgtccaaccctcgttttttttatatatacgaGCGGCCATGTTTTTTGTTGGTCCCGTTCCTccactttttcatgatgaaaCACTTGAACtgtgtttttgaaatgtttttcgccTCCAAGTTTTTGAGTCACTTTAATTATACCACCAGGTATTCATATAAGGAAGGGGGATAGGAAACCCAGCCATGCCAGTCATCGGGATAACTACATAGGTCGCCCTCccttcattttgttgttgtcgttatTATTGTAGTTAGTAGTTTTCAAAAGAGTGGgggatttcttctttttttcacccgcacgcttttttcttttatttctattttcttattcttttcgtGGGGGGATTACACACGGACCAGACAAGTTCAATATGCACCGGCTTTTAAATGCGTTCTTCCCGCTGTTATTATACGGTAATGGATagaatgcattttttttttggtggccTCGGCATACGATCGGCATGACGGGAAACACGCGGACTCTTGTAGGCAATTACCTTCATCTTCTGTAATTGCATGAATCAgattttcgtttctcttcttctacaCTCACGATGataagaaacgaagaaaaaaagggaagaagccTATGAGAAAACAGTATATTTAGGAATTCGAaccatttctctctctctctctctcccgtcTTTTCTCTACGTATATAAATACCTCGTCGTTGGCTATGCCACACATATATCCATCCCGAATGGATTATGCATGAATGCGGTGAATACGCAATCTGCGGCCGGCCCGCCTGCCTGTGATGAGATGAGTTAAATGCCTGTCGagaataaatgggaaaaaaaaaactttgaaaaaaaaaacgaactaaAGAACGAATGAAAAGATatatacgcacacacacaccaacgTGTGTAATTGATAGTTGTTTCACTCGTACATGTGTACAACGAAAccctttcattttgattttttgttcttagCGATAAGGCCGTCGGTtaaatcaaaaaatgtttaaagcgCCATCGACGACGACCGTTGCTCCCGTTATTCACGAAATTTAAACATTGAAAATAGTCAAATAATAATGAGTTATACATCCACGTAGTCTGTGTGACCTATTCTGTTTTAAAAGCGCGTACTTGATCCATCGAGCAAAGTTTTTTCCCCtgtgtttttcaattaaatatttttttttctatattacAAACGTGCACGAAAATAATTGAGAAGAACGAGAACAAAAGGTAATGGAAATAACGCATCCGACAAACTGTAACGACAGcacggaaaaaaacaaaaacaaaacaaaagtggcAGCTGTGCAGGACCAAGAAATGgctaaacgaaaaaaacgaTATTTTCCTCTGCCGGCATTTATCGAGCTCGTTCTCAGCCGAAGCGAGACTGAATTGCTAcgataaataagaaaatacacGTAGATGCcctgtgtatatatatatatatatctattaCTTACGTTTACGTACATAATAAACGTGCATGTACAAGATATATAAGATCCCATTTtttcccacacacacacacacacacacaaagcaAGAGCCCTATATGTATCGAGCTAGTAACAGCGTTGCTAGAGCTCCCGCGTTCGATCCCGAGAAATATTAATAGCCGATTCGGAACGGAGCCCGTCGGGcctgaaccttttttttttattattgctccttttttttctattttttttatcgccatTATTGCCGAGTGAGAGTTCCGCATCGTGTGTTATTGAATCGTTTATgatctatttgaaaaagaaaggatttttcttgtttgtttgtaatgACAAGCAAATGAATAAGATTATACGTagaaatagagaaagagagatgtCGAATGATTTAAACTGAAAAAACGAGACACAGTTCATCAAACGTAAGCGCGGGGGACACATTCCTCTTTGTCGTTCGTGCCACATCGAGTAGAACATGTCCCAGAAAAACTCAAGCAGTCAACACGCCGTGAAATGTGTCATGCATCTTTGCTCCCGctaatttgcctttttttcctattataCTATTGTAAGGCTGTACGGAATTTTCGCTCTCCGTAAAAGCGTAACCAATAATCCAACCGCATGCAACGAGAtgataaaaaagaatgagacAAATGCCAACGATGAATCTTCTACCGTTATCTTTAAACCATTAGCCATgcctttcaattgtttttcaaaaaaaaaaattctttttgggTCGATCAACATTGAAGAATGTAGGTgtgtatacatatatttttatcaaaaaaGTATTTGCTGTTATCAATAGGAAAAACACAGTCCCCATAGGCTATTTAATTTGGATAAGGTCCCAAGGGATAAGGTCCAAAGGGTGAGTTGAATTCCATAGCGTCAGATGTCGTCGTTCACTATTTTGAATGGACGTCTGGACGGATTTCTTCGCTGGATGTTGTGGTGGTGTGTTTTGTCGAACCAATAAATCCAGCAggttaaacatttaaaattatcTTCATTAAGTTTTATTCAAACAGGGATAGCTGGCACGTTTTTTGGGCATCCGATCGACACGATAAAAGTGCGACAACAAACTCATCTTCATGGACATTTGACCACGCGTCGCTGTGTCCAGTTGGCATTGAAAAATGAAGGGGTAagctcatttctttttccttacaCCAACAAAATCTCTTAGGAAAATGGATTAACTCCAATAACTAGATAAGAGTAAACATTCACTGTACTTGTCTGACTTATTGTGAACAGGCTACTGGATTATTCAAAGGGTTGAGCTCCCCAATTTGCACTGCAGCTTTAGTCAATGCCACTTTTTTTGGTGTTTATGGTGGCACTGTCAAACTGATGTTGCAAGTATCTGAAAAACCTGCCAACAGCATGCCAGACTATAAAATAGTTACAGCTGCTGGCATGGTGGCCGGTACAGTGCAACTGTTGGTCTGTTGCCCAGTGGATCTTGTCAAAATCAAACTCCAAACTGGATCAGGTGAGCACACCTTTATTGTACtttgttaaaattaaatgccTTATTATTATGGAGCATTATATTTAAATGCTTGTGTAAAGTACCATTATCTCATTGATGCAGGTGCTGGAAATGGTCCTCTACCAAAGACAAATGGCTCTCTAAATACTAGTCCTATTGCCAGTAAACCATTCAAGGGGCCAATTGATTGCTTAATGACAATGTATAAAACACATGGAATTAGGGCCTGGTATAAGGGTCTTGTTCCTATGTTTtggaggtaaaaaagaaaattacctgCGATAATTATCCTGTTTCGTGATAAACAGCTGAGGCCATCTAACGGTGTACAATTTATTACGTACCAGAGACGGGCCATCTTACGGCCTTTACATGTTCCTTTACGAACTGATACTACGAGAGGGTAAAAAGTACTCGACGGGCGGATGGGGTGATGGCTTGCTGGCTTTGATTGCCGGTGGTATAACTGGTAAATTGGCTCTCTTTTTGCACTTCGTTTTCGTAATAGCCATTCATTAGCAAGATAACCAAAGCTTATTTAATTCCCCATCACAGGAACTGTAACTTGGGTTGCAGTGTTGCCGATTGACGTCGTCAAATCTCGTATCCAGGCGGATTGCATTGTTAATCCAAAGTATCGTGGCATGCTAGATTGCGTACGCGTTTCTTATAAGGCGGAAGGCTTGCCCGTCTTCTTTCGCGGATTTTTGGCTATCGCTTTTCGCGCAATGATCGTAAACGCTGCGACATTCTTCGTCTATCAGAGTACCTTGACGCATTTGACCACACAGAGGTGACCGCTAGTTTTACGAAATAGCTACTACACATCACCTACTTGGTCGTGAGACGATGATACGTCATTTTGTCGTGGCATCGTTGGCGAGTAGAATGGAAATTTCTCAACGGTCAAGGTAGGAGGAGGGGAACGTAAACATTAATAGCGTGGGCTGATGCAATCTGCAGTACTCTGTAAACCTTGCCTTTTGTAAAATGGTGATGTTCCAAATTGGAAGAAACGTTCGACTTTTTTGGAAGTCGCTCCTGacggaaaagcaaaaaatttatagccatttcaaaatatttaatcatttttttcttttcttttttttttttagttggttgctatattttcctttttttttttaagtcacgTTGTTCTCCACTGCCATAAACATTTTAGCCAAATGCATGTATAATTGAACGGGTTTCTCTTAAAGATAGCTGTCCTTTCTTCCGTTTATTCAATTTTAGGGTTATGCtaacaaagatttttttttttctttttcattttcttttattattctttcatCTCAAAGATATTACCATCTGTTTCAAGCCATTAAACATTGCAACTAGACAGTCAGTAAACAAATGTCTAATGGCAGGGGtgatttttatgattttgctTTGGTGGGGTGTTTGAGGGTAGGGACAAGTTGgcacaattttcgttttctgcaTGGCATGTGTTCAATTCAAAATATGGAttaaatatatatgtacacaaacatatataaatacaaatgtttaaaaatattagTCTTTATATAACTTTCTCGAATGAAGTGTGAACATGCAGCCTATTTACTAAACGGAATGCTTCATTGCATAACATCATTTTAGGCATACCCAAAATCTTAACTACGTCATACGTTGCCATTAGTCATTTTATACCgagtatttatttttcttcctacgACCTTCGACGAATAATATTTATACAGGTTTCTTTATGTTTTAAACGAATATGCACTCTTTTTTGCAATTCTGAAGTGAGCAGACTTAGCAAAATACAAACCTgttccttgtttttgttgctgcATGTTTCGAATACGTCGTTCTTTCCTCTACCTCGTGCTACAGGCTTTACCGACGGGATTCACCAAAAATGTAAAAGCACATTGGGTGTCATTTCGATTTAATTTAATCAAGTTAAGCTGCAGCTCAGTCTTTTACCATCGTAGTTCAAGTttctgtgaaaaagaaagatgaaaaatacaaatgtTCAATTAAAATACGTTGCATGGTTATCGACTTTTAGTAGATCTGTCAACGCTGTGTTTTTCATGGCTGCCAAACATAGTTGTTATTTTTCAAGATCTGATTATTAATTTGTCGTTTAGATACTTAGTACTTGCTAAAGCAATGGATCGTCTTGAGTGTTAAATCAACATGTTATTGGTATATCCATTGAATCAACGTCATTTAAACTAAAATTGCAATGGGTAAATCTCGCAAGAAAGTTGGCTGTGGATCGTCAACTGCAGCAGGTGTGTCACTTTGAATCGGGAAAAATGATCCCTGGCTAGGTTTCAAATCTACGCCTTTCCGGATTTTGTTAGATAATTATGTCTGACGTGACCATGGACTACTCTGGTGATGCATCACAAGCCGACGAGGCTATTCAGAGCCCTGAAACTTGTGTGCCCAAATCACCAAGTTCACCGTTATTACACAGCAAAGTAAAGTCAGAGGATAGCAGTGACTTTGAAACCAAGCATAAAACCCCTGAAGGAGGAAGACTTCAATTCTACTTTGGTAACCAACACATTCAGAAGTTACAATTTTATATAATTTTCTGGGAGATGTTGTGCAGAAGTTCGCTGGATGGTTGATCAGTAAATCAACTTGCTTTTCTAGTCCTCTTTATTAACGATTAAAACATTTCGTACCTTTGAAATCACATAATCCTGAAATGGTTTTCCATTGTATTACAgatggaaaaatagttttggAGTTGAACGATCGGCGGGAAAACGGGAAAACGTGGTGGGTTCCTGTGACGCAAAAAACGTATTGGCCCCCTCCCCCACCATCGTGTTCCACGCCGGGAAGTACTGTGCGCCAGGAGAGCAGTGCATCTTTTAGTGTCAGTGATGAATCATCTGTTCAATCTCAGTCGTCACCGTGGCTAAGAGAAACTCGATGGAAGAATCCCAATCCTATGAACAAACGGACAACCAGTGATGTAGAGGGATTTATGTTTGCCCTTAAAGGCCGTGAACGATGTCGATACCAGTGGAGTCAACGACGAAGACCTTTTCGCTCGATAGAGCAGTGTCATGTGGGACCCAATTCCGAGTGTGACCAATGTAAAGTCGGCTGGAGAAAAAAGAGCTCGGCTCGGCCAAGCGTGTCTGCGATCACTTCGCGCCTTCTCGAAAAGGcactttcaaagaaaatggtggcgAGTGCGGCGCCAATAGAGCGAATCGAAACACTAGTTTCGCCGAGGAAGCGTCTCCTACGTGACATGGAAAAAGTTCGGCTCCACGATAAATCGTCCAGTCCATCTTCTAGTGTTTTGAAGAAAGCCAAAGCACTCATGCCAGCCACACCTTTACCGACGCATTCGGCTGCCGCAATGGCCGCAGCTGCGGCGGCTGCAGTGGCCCATTCTCTCCAGCCAAGCAAAGTCTATGATCGCCAAAGCAGCTACAGCATCGATTCCTTGCTCAACAAGGAGCGGCAGGAAGAAGCAGCAGCAGTGGCTTCGTGCAGTTCCTCCTTTCTTCGCTCGCTGTTACGGAAAGCTCCTCCGCTAGCCGCGAATAATGTCCAGGCTGTCAATGGAGTAAGAAACAAGAGCTTGGTGTCCCATCAGCGAAGGGACGGGGCCATTTCGTTAGCTGGCGGTTCGCGCCCCCTTCAACCACCTGTATGGTTGCCTTACCCTGTATCAGCATTTCCTCCTCCAAATTCTTTGGCTCCAGGATCGTCTGCAACTCTGGCAGCCCGACCTGGTCCAAGCTCCTCTCGAAGAGAAAGCCTGGGCAACCGATTACCACGGGTGCCCACGCCGCCTGATTGTaacgatgatgacgacgatgtCCCGCTCAATTTGACCATTAGACGAGCTCGAGAGCACTCCTAATTTCAAAGTTTCCTTTCTCAATCTTTTTATCAAAAACAGTCGGTTTCTTTGTTTCTCCAGTGGAAATCTCGTCCGGTCAACATGTACATTTCTTTGCTCTCTAAAATAAATCCCAACCCGTTTCATCGTACTGTTTCtcctaaacaaaaatagaatgaaaaatgcTCTTGTTACATTGACCAGGGAATCTCGTTTGTACTCTGCCTTcctctcttcatttttttttaaaataacggTGGAGTGTCATGGAATCCTATGTCGATACGTAGACCAAAATGAATTGACCCAGTGACGCTGTGTGGAGACGGAACTGGGGAAGTTACCAAAACATGAAAGTGCCTCAGCCATCTCTATCTTAAACGTTGCAATTCTAGGTACGATTCATGAAATGTTGACTTGATGATTCCTTCCATTCGCCCAAAGACTCGTCCAACAgcctcttcatttttcttctactaatctcttcattttttgtttcgttttccagCCCAAACTTCCTCTCCTGTGCCATGTTTTTAAACCGAAAATGAACAACGCCACTCGTTTGGCCAATGTCTTGTTAAGTTGCACCAGTTTCCCTACTCGCTTTTTACGCTGTAACATAATGCGTGGTCGTGTGTAATGTGTTTTATGTCGccgttgtttatttttttttttcattattaatattattttttttttcaatgttggTGGAATGTCATTATCGTGCTGTACATTGTGGGGAGAGAATTTGCCATgattttcagttctttttaaaactaatgttttttttgcaagtgAGATTACAATCTTCTCGttaaggaggaaaaaaaaagaaatcagttCGTACGGAGACGTTCGATTGGCACTGTATTTCTCGTCCCAGCACAATAGACCGACATCATTCATCAtataattctttattttttttttcagcacgGACAACAACCCACGGACTACTACGATTTAAGTATTCTTCTCTTACAAGAGGGATGTGTGGTGCGTCGCCGTTTTTTGATCATCAGCATCACAAATATTTACATccagaacaacaaaaagggaGAATCAAATAATAGTAAGTGAAAATAAGAAGAGAAAAGGTTAGGAGGAATGCATCGTTGTCTCAAAGCACTGGTATATGTCAATCGTCGATTGCCACGgtcaaacaaaaggagaatAGGATTCAAAATGAAGCCGTCAGATTCATCCAAAGCTGCCATCATCAGGGGATCAAAGACACACACGCTGAATCAAAACAAGGTGATGGGGGACACACACGAGGCAGATTGTGATTGatagtgttttcttttttctttctctctttaacaAAATAGAAGTCCAGGCGAGGGGAGAAAGGAATTATGTGTTCGCTATACATatgtatataattttttttaaaagaacgtTTATGTATAGAGGTTTACACGTAaagcaaaattgaaaaaaagattaaaaaaaaaaaaagcgactcATGTTTTTCAGTGTCAACGATCTCTCCTTTGCCACACAATCAAGCAACAATACTAGGCAGGGGAGAgttcaaaaaataagaaagaaaaacaaaacctaaTCTTTAAAAAACGGTTGCGTTTTAGGGTAAAACATAAGGGAGTTTGATATGGCGGAATGTTATTTTCACtgtttttcatcttgttttttttaccgacATCACaggtgttgtttttttttttctcttttttttttttttttagctcagaCACAATTTCGGACACATCGCCTAACTATTTGTTCTGGAATATGAAGTAGAATCGATCAACTGTCAACTCAGatcattcaaatgaaaaagtcaaAGTCGACGATAAAAAGCAATCTCAAATTCGCTatacatctaaaaaaaaatttttgaccTGATTTTGTTGCCGACAGTGATGCTCGTGTGTGTCCATCACAAGAACTCGCGCTCCAGTTCACTCAAGGTTGACTTGGATGATCGCGAAGCGAGATAGTCGCGACGCACTGGTCTCGCAGCCTACATCAACACATCACGtcttaaaaacattttacgtTAAAAGCTCTAAAGCTGAAAATTACCTTCAGAGGAATCGTATAGTCCTGGCTTTGACCTTGAACCGGAATGTCCATTAAAGTGCGGCCGTCTCCGCTGAACGAGGCGGCGACCGGCGAGAAACGGACGCGCGGGGCTGAAACGCTTGAATGTTGCGATGAACTGGTCTCTTTGGCCGACATACCGCTGTCTTCACTGTGCATCGAGTCGGGCGGAGTTGGATTGGTCGGAGTACCTCCACCAGATCCTCCACCGCTTCCACCTGCACTGGAAGAATTCCACGCCCTGCTATTGCTACCCGCTCCACATCCTCCGATGACGCTGTTTACCACAGAATAGTTGGTCTTTCTCAGACTGGAACGCAATCGAGGTGGTTCTAAGCCCTGCGTGTCACAtgcaaaatgcaaatgaatcACTTGTATTCTAGGAAATGCCTTCGGTCTTATAACTTACCAATGTACCAGGCCGTTCCATTTCTAATGAATTTTGACGAGCGATTCGGAACGGTGTTGCGGGAGAGGCACTCGAACGAGGATCCAAATCAAAAACTACTCGTCCTTGTGTTGGAGGCCCTTGGACGTGCACCGTATCAAGTTCGTCTTCAAGACGGAAACTCGGGTTGACGTTGGAGCTGTTGGCTAACCCAATAATGCCACCTATCGAAGAGTTTGAGACGTTGGATGATGTTCGACGATGATTGGCGCTATTGCCGGCTCCGTACATTCTGCCCGGCAAACGACTATTGACACTCGTGTTGAGATTCCCTGTGTTTTCATACGTGTGTAGATTATCGGGTTGGCGAACCTATTAGACAACGTAATGGAGAAAACCGATACTTCAATAACTGCAGTCAGATCATCGGGATTTACCTGTTCAGTTCCGTATCCTCGATAGGACAAAGGGTTCCAGTCGCCAGCTGTGGAGTAATGGCCTGAAGCCGGATGAGGCGGAGGACGGCCATGATCGTTGCTGCCTGGATAACCACTACCGTATTGCTCATACCCACGTTCTCCGCCTACATATCCAGCGGTCTCCATCCGAACCGGGTCGAAACCACCGCCACTATAAgcctaatttttaaaaaaattattaattatttttaacaacgaaatcaaagtttatgGTTAGTTTGCAATCTTACTTCGCTATCGTTACTGGCATTGGAAGATCGTCTTCTTTGATGATAAGCGCCCAAGGTGGATGCCGAATACAACGGTCCAGGTGGATTATCGATGAACCGCAGTGGTTTGGGATTGTCCATGACGAGTGGCGTTCGTTGATGTCGCACCTGTCCATGGTAGGTGTTATGCGAATAGACTCCGGGATTCGACGATGTTCCAGCCGTGGCTCCAGCCAAGGCGTATGGAGACGTCGGCAACTCGTAATCTCCAATGGCGGAAGACAAACGAGCGGCTACTTCGTTATTCGTCAAGGTAGTGGAAGCACTTGCGTACCCCCACCTTCTGGGGTCCGATACATCGTCATCTTGACTGGCTCTGTTGCATTGGACGAGCCACATGTTAATAAAATATTCTTACCGGCAATTTTTAAGTAATTATGTTTAACCTTCTATTCTGTGACGGACGAATAGGTTGGAGCATAGTGACTCCGGAATAGCGGATGTCTCCGCCCAAAGCCACTCCGGCCAACATGGCTGCTGCGTTGAACAAATGAAGTTCTAAACCGCCTTTGGCCCGTTTAGTATCGGCGCTACCACTGGCGGAAGAGCCGTTGATTCCGGCGACATAGCCGGGCGGAAGAGAGCGTGGGGTTGATCCATTATCCATTCGATCTACAACAGATATGAAATAATGCGGGGgatattttttgtgtgtagcAATTGCTTTACCCAATTCTGGAAGTGTGGATGACGTAGAAAGGGACGAAGGATGGCCACTTTGGGTTGCAGCGGCCGCtgccgcagcagcagcagccaacaaTCCTTTTTGGGTTTTCTCCAAATTTGGTGCTGATCTGCTCCATTGACGGTGTCCTTCCGCTCTCTCTACAACAGGCCGAATATGAGCACGTTCTTTCTGGTGTACCGTACTCGGGCCCCATGTTTTCCCTTTAACTCCATCGGCCGGAACTAGCGAAAggtaaaaacaagtttttcttatttttcaaatcaaaacagCTTTCAATACAAACGTGTTATACCCGTTTTTAACCACAACCGAATTAAtataaagaaggaaaaaaaaggatgtttcAAGAGTGGGTTAGTAGTACTCACATGCGATAGCCTTAAGTCTAGCGATGGTAGAAGAAGAGTTTTCGACGGCGGAGGGATCCAGTTGGGCCCCGTTGTCGCCTCCGGCCACCACAGTACATGGGTGACGCAGTTCCATAAAACCACCCTCCGTCTGCTGGACTGTGAGGTTATGCCGGAAGTCTTTTCTCCCGGACCATTAGAAAGAAGAGCAGCGGTAGAAAAGTACAGAGAcaagggagagaaagaaaaaaaaagagaggcaaagAAGTGATTAATTGCCATTGTTTATCTACGTGAATAGAATATATAACAAGATATGAGTCACGGGAAGCCCTCGCATGCGGAATTATGAAACGATGTACACAGATTGGGGGGGATTAGTCAAACCCTTGTTTGGTAAGAACGAATTACGACAGAAGGACACCAAACGTCTGCACTGGTACAAACCATTTTGCATTTGAACTTGGAGCCGGTTAAGCTCGGCACGCGAGGGCGTCAACTGTATCGTTATATTGTGGCGAAagtctaaaaaagaaaaacgaataaacACACAACACAAACACACTCGCGCAGATGCACACACACTCaggcacgcacacacacacacacacacgcagggAAATGTCTAGCAACACAAAGAGGAGGGCACTGTTTCTAcaaacaaggtaaaaaaaaacgctcaTAATACAAAACTGCAAGTTCAATGGGTGTGTTACCCGTTGGCATAGAGATGTGATGACCGCCGTCCTTTTTCAGTAACCTCAAACGgctctttttaaatttgcctTTGCGTTTTTTAGGCGTCGGAGCAGCAGCGGCCGCGGCGCGTTCTTGTTGGATCATCATCATGTTCAGCTCGCGTTCGAGTAGATCAATTTCCCGCTCCGCCAATTCCTGTCATCAGATGAAGgtactcatttttttttttatagaacgCGTTaattatgaaaagaaaaatagaactACCTGTTCACGCTTTTTCAGATGCTCTTCGTGAATTTTCTGCTGGAGCATGGCTTGACGCAGTTCCTCTTCGCGGCAACGcaattcctattttttttaattaaaacgATTAATTataaaaaacatgaa from Daphnia carinata strain CSIRO-1 chromosome 6, CSIRO_AGI_Dcar_HiC_V3, whole genome shotgun sequence harbors:
- the LOC130689813 gene encoding mitogen-activated protein kinase kinase kinase 11-like isoform X2 translates to MPPLDASWITRTHQMESSKFASRLPAGEGRRLRTSASPNPPYSQQQYQQPASLNLTWTDSSSSGSQSRQKRLSTCTAQFDYDAQGEDELSLRRGQVVEILSKDAKISGDEGWWTGKIGDKVGIFPSNFVAEEESDRVSSQRHRRGNLFDEDDQPIEIDFRELQLEEVIGVGGFGKVYRGIWRNEVIAVKAARQDPDEDISLTLDNVRQEALVFWRLHHENIVALKGVCLQEPNLCLVMEYARGGPLNRVLTGRKIRPSVLVDWAIQIARGMNYLHNGAPISLIHRDLKSSNVLIAEPIENEDLQFKTLKITDFGLAREAYKTTRMSAAGTYAWMAPEVIKSSTFSKASDVWSYGIVLWEILTGETPYKGIDALAVAYGVAVKKLTLPIPTTCPAPWKNLMQMCWEPEAHDRPSFEKILMLLDEVARSAFAQTPHESFHTMQEDWKMEIEAMFDDIRVKEKELRCREEELRQAMLQQKIHEEHLKKREQELAEREIDLLERELNMMMIQQERAAAAAAPTPKKRKGKFKKSRLRLLKKDGGHHISMPTDFRHNLTVQQTEGGFMELRHPCTVVAGGDNGAQLDPSAVENSSSTIARLKAIAFPADGVKGKTWGPSTVHQKERAHIRPVVERAEGHRQWSRSAPNLEKTQKGLLAAAAAAAAAATQSGHPSSLSTSSTLPELDRMDNGSTPRSLPPGYVAGINGSSASGSADTKRAKGGLELHLFNAAAMLAGVALGGDIRYSGVTMLQPIRPSQNRRASQDDDVSDPRRWGYASASTTLTNNEVAARLSSAIGDYELPTSPYALAGATAGTSSNPGVYSHNTYHGQVRHQRTPLVMDNPKPLRFIDNPPGPLYSASTLGAYHQRRRSSNASNDSEAYSGGGFDPVRMETAGYVGGERGYEQYGSGYPGSNDHGRPPPHPASGHYSTAGDWNPLSYRGYGTEQVRQPDNLHTYENTGNLNTSVNSRLPGRMYGAGNSANHRRTSSNVSNSSIGGIIGLANSSNVNPSFRLEDELDTVHVQGPPTQGRVVFDLDPRSSASPATPFRIARQNSLEMERPGTLGLEPPRLRSSLRKTNYSVVNSVIGGCGAGSNSRAWNSSSAGGSGGGSGGGTPTNPTPPDSMHSEDSGMSAKETSSSQHSSVSAPRVRFSPVAASFSGDGRTLMDIPVQGQSQDYTIPLKAARPVRRDYLASRSSKSTLSELEREFL
- the LOC130689813 gene encoding mitogen-activated protein kinase kinase kinase 10-like isoform X1, translated to MPPLDASWITRTHQMESSKFASRLPAGEGRRLRTSASPNPPYSQQQYQQPASLNLTWTDSSSSGSQSRQKRLSTCTAQFDYDAQGEDELSLRRGQVVEILSKDAKISGDEGWWTGKIGDKVGIFPSNFVAEEESDRVSSQRHRRGNLFDEDDQPIEIDFRELQLEEVIGVGGFGKVYRGIWRNEVIAVKAARQDPDEDISLTLDNVRQEALVFWRLHHENIVALKGVCLQEPNLCLVMEYARGGPLNRVLTGRKIRPSVLVDWAIQIARGMNYLHNGAPISLIHRDLKSSNVLIAEPIENEDLQFKTLKITDFGLAREAYKTTRMSAAGTYAWMAPEVIKSSTFSKASDVWSYGIVLWEILTGETPYKGIDALAVAYGVAVKKLTLPIPTTCPAPWKNLMQMCWEPEAHDRPSFEKILMLLDEVARSAFAQTPHESFHTMQEDWKMEIEAMFDDIRVKEKELRCREEELRQAMLQQKIHEEHLKKREQELAEREIDLLERELNMMMIQQERAAAAAAPTPKKRKGKFKKSRLRLLKKDGGHHISMPTDFRHNITIQLTPSRAELNRLQVQMQNDFRHNLTVQQTEGGFMELRHPCTVVAGGDNGAQLDPSAVENSSSTIARLKAIAFPADGVKGKTWGPSTVHQKERAHIRPVVERAEGHRQWSRSAPNLEKTQKGLLAAAAAAAAAATQSGHPSSLSTSSTLPELDRMDNGSTPRSLPPGYVAGINGSSASGSADTKRAKGGLELHLFNAAAMLAGVALGGDIRYSGVTMLQPIRPSQNRRASQDDDVSDPRRWGYASASTTLTNNEVAARLSSAIGDYELPTSPYALAGATAGTSSNPGVYSHNTYHGQVRHQRTPLVMDNPKPLRFIDNPPGPLYSASTLGAYHQRRRSSNASNDSEAYSGGGFDPVRMETAGYVGGERGYEQYGSGYPGSNDHGRPPPHPASGHYSTAGDWNPLSYRGYGTEQVRQPDNLHTYENTGNLNTSVNSRLPGRMYGAGNSANHRRTSSNVSNSSIGGIIGLANSSNVNPSFRLEDELDTVHVQGPPTQGRVVFDLDPRSSASPATPFRIARQNSLEMERPGTLGLEPPRLRSSLRKTNYSVVNSVIGGCGAGSNSRAWNSSSAGGSGGGSGGGTPTNPTPPDSMHSEDSGMSAKETSSSQHSSVSAPRVRFSPVAASFSGDGRTLMDIPVQGQSQDYTIPLKAARPVRRDYLASRSSKSTLSELEREFL